In one window of Henckelia pumila isolate YLH828 chromosome 1, ASM3356847v2, whole genome shotgun sequence DNA:
- the LOC140874730 gene encoding DNA repair protein RAD51 homolog 2 isoform X4 — protein sequence MANKLISEMGLPRSTAYIFAARNIITAKDALSLSEFELMELLDVGLEEVTRALTHISEISCPPYQTALSLLEQRIQNEYLAGHLPTRLKGLDSALGGGIPFGVVTELVGPAGIGKTQFCLKLALLASLPTSYGGLGGSVIYIDVESKFSSRRMIEMGVNSLPEIFHKDGLAQEMAGRILVLRPTSLSEFTESLEQIKVSLLHQHVKLLIIDSMTALVSGENDRRPLKQHPLGSHISFIKSLAEFSRIPIVVTNQVRSQLHDEASQYQFQVNNRSVTLEDPTAFDSHLVAALGIHWAHSVTDKG from the exons ATGGCGAACAAGCTCATCAGCGAAATGGGTCTTCCCAGATCTACTGCTTACATATTTGCAGCTCGTAATATCATCACTGCCAAG GATGCGTTATCTCTGAGTGAATTCGAGTTGATGGAATTATTGGATGTTGGATTGGAAGAAGTGACAAGAGCATTGACACATATAAGTGAAATTTCATGCCCACCATATCAAACA GCCTTATCACTGTTGGAGCAACGAATCCAAAATGAGTACTTGGCTGGCCATCTTCCCACACGATTAAAAGGACTTGATTCAGCCCTCGGCGGTGGAATACCTTTTGGTGTTGTTACAGAATTGGTAGGTCCAGCAGGAATTGGCAAAACTCAG TTTTGCCTGAAGCTTGCTTTACTTGCTTCATTGCCTACTTCTTATGGAGGCTTAGGAGGATCTGTTATATACATAGATGTCGAATCAAAATTTAGTTCAAGAAG GATGATTGAAATGGGGGTTAATAGTCTCCCAGAAATATTTCACAAGGACGGACTAGCACAAGAG ATGGCAGGACGGATCCTAGTTTTGAGGCCAACATCATTATCTGAATTCACTGAAAG CTTGGAACAGATCAAGGTTTCACTTCTCCACCAACATGTGAAGCTGCTTATAATTGACAGCATGACAGCTCTTGTTTCCGG GGAAAATGACCGAAGACCTCTTAAACAGCATCCGTTGGGTTCACATATCTCATTTATCAA ATCATTGGCAGAATTTTCTCGAATTCCTATCGTAGTGACTAACCAAGTTCGATCTCAACTCCATGATGAAGCTTCCCAATATCAATTCCAAG TGAACAACAGATCTGTGACTTTAGAAGATCCCACTGCATTTGACTCTCATCTTGTTGCCGCTCTGGGGATTCACTGGGCTCATTCTGTTACG GACAAAGGCTAA
- the LOC140874730 gene encoding DNA repair protein RAD51 homolog 2 isoform X3 — MANKLISEMGLPRSTAYIFAARNIITAKDALSLSEFELMELLDVGLEEVTRALTHISEISCPPYQTALSLLEQRIQNEYLAGHLPTRLKGLDSALGGGIPFGVVTELVGPAGIGKTQFCLKLALLASLPTSYGGLGGSVIYIDVESKFSSRRMIEMGVNSLPEIFHKDGLAQEMAGRILVLRPTSLSEFTESLEQIKVSLLHQHVKLLIIDSMTALVSGENDRRPLKQHPLGSHISFIKSLAEFSRIPIVVTNQVRSQLHDEASQYQFQDPCAVNNRSVTLEDPTAFDSHLVAALGIHWAHSVTDKG, encoded by the exons ATGGCGAACAAGCTCATCAGCGAAATGGGTCTTCCCAGATCTACTGCTTACATATTTGCAGCTCGTAATATCATCACTGCCAAG GATGCGTTATCTCTGAGTGAATTCGAGTTGATGGAATTATTGGATGTTGGATTGGAAGAAGTGACAAGAGCATTGACACATATAAGTGAAATTTCATGCCCACCATATCAAACA GCCTTATCACTGTTGGAGCAACGAATCCAAAATGAGTACTTGGCTGGCCATCTTCCCACACGATTAAAAGGACTTGATTCAGCCCTCGGCGGTGGAATACCTTTTGGTGTTGTTACAGAATTGGTAGGTCCAGCAGGAATTGGCAAAACTCAG TTTTGCCTGAAGCTTGCTTTACTTGCTTCATTGCCTACTTCTTATGGAGGCTTAGGAGGATCTGTTATATACATAGATGTCGAATCAAAATTTAGTTCAAGAAG GATGATTGAAATGGGGGTTAATAGTCTCCCAGAAATATTTCACAAGGACGGACTAGCACAAGAG ATGGCAGGACGGATCCTAGTTTTGAGGCCAACATCATTATCTGAATTCACTGAAAG CTTGGAACAGATCAAGGTTTCACTTCTCCACCAACATGTGAAGCTGCTTATAATTGACAGCATGACAGCTCTTGTTTCCGG GGAAAATGACCGAAGACCTCTTAAACAGCATCCGTTGGGTTCACATATCTCATTTATCAA ATCATTGGCAGAATTTTCTCGAATTCCTATCGTAGTGACTAACCAAGTTCGATCTCAACTCCATGATGAAGCTTCCCAATATCAATTCCAAG ATCCCTGTGCAGTGAACAACAGATCTGTGACTTTAGAAGATCCCACTGCATTTGACTCTCATCTTGTTGCCGCTCTGGGGATTCACTGGGCTCATTCTGTTACG GACAAAGGCTAA
- the LOC140874730 gene encoding DNA repair protein RAD51 homolog 2 isoform X2, with amino-acid sequence MANKLISEMGLPRSTAYIFAARNIITAKDALSLSEFELMELLDVGLEEVTRALTHISEISCPPYQTALSLLEQRIQNEYLAGHLPTRLKGLDSALGGGIPFGVVTELVGPAGIGKTQFCLKLALLASLPTSYGGLGGSVIYIDVESKFSSRRMIEMGVNSLPEIFHKDGLAQEMAGRILVLRPTSLSEFTESLEQIKVSLLHQHVKLLIIDSMTALVSGENDRRPLKQHPLGSHISFIKSLAEFSRIPIVVTNQVRSQLHDEASQYQFQVNNRSVTLEDPTAFDSHLVAALGIHWAHSVTVRLVLEFRSGQRLIKIAKSSTSPSIGFFFNITSSGISSFDDEGVELIGPQVNSIHCQGHSSIINFVDEQRAPH; translated from the exons ATGGCGAACAAGCTCATCAGCGAAATGGGTCTTCCCAGATCTACTGCTTACATATTTGCAGCTCGTAATATCATCACTGCCAAG GATGCGTTATCTCTGAGTGAATTCGAGTTGATGGAATTATTGGATGTTGGATTGGAAGAAGTGACAAGAGCATTGACACATATAAGTGAAATTTCATGCCCACCATATCAAACA GCCTTATCACTGTTGGAGCAACGAATCCAAAATGAGTACTTGGCTGGCCATCTTCCCACACGATTAAAAGGACTTGATTCAGCCCTCGGCGGTGGAATACCTTTTGGTGTTGTTACAGAATTGGTAGGTCCAGCAGGAATTGGCAAAACTCAG TTTTGCCTGAAGCTTGCTTTACTTGCTTCATTGCCTACTTCTTATGGAGGCTTAGGAGGATCTGTTATATACATAGATGTCGAATCAAAATTTAGTTCAAGAAG GATGATTGAAATGGGGGTTAATAGTCTCCCAGAAATATTTCACAAGGACGGACTAGCACAAGAG ATGGCAGGACGGATCCTAGTTTTGAGGCCAACATCATTATCTGAATTCACTGAAAG CTTGGAACAGATCAAGGTTTCACTTCTCCACCAACATGTGAAGCTGCTTATAATTGACAGCATGACAGCTCTTGTTTCCGG GGAAAATGACCGAAGACCTCTTAAACAGCATCCGTTGGGTTCACATATCTCATTTATCAA ATCATTGGCAGAATTTTCTCGAATTCCTATCGTAGTGACTAACCAAGTTCGATCTCAACTCCATGATGAAGCTTCCCAATATCAATTCCAAG TGAACAACAGATCTGTGACTTTAGAAGATCCCACTGCATTTGACTCTCATCTTGTTGCCGCTCTGGGGATTCACTGGGCTCATTCTGTTACGGTTCGTCTTGTGCTGGAATTTAGATCAG GACAAAGGCTAATAAAGATAGCAAAGTCTTCAACATCCCCATCTATAGGATTCTTTTTCAACATTACTTCATCTGGGATTTCATCATTTGACGATGAGGGAGTGGAGTTGATTGGTCCTCAAGTTAATTCAATACACTGCCAAG GCCACAGCAGCATCATCAATTTTGTCGATGAGCAACGCGCGCCACATTAA
- the LOC140879333 gene encoding uncharacterized protein isoform X2 — MSEGGERMCPLCAEEMDLTDQHLKPCKCGYEICVWCWHHIIDMAEKDETEGRCPACRTPYNKEKIVGMTANREKLVSEMSVEKKLKSHKGKSKTSEGRKQLGSVRVIQRNLVYVVGLPLNFADEDLLQRKEYFGQYGKVLKVSISRTATGAIQHFANSTCSVYITYSKEEEAIRCIQSVNGFILDGRPLKACFGTTKYCHAWLRNTPCSNPDCLYLHEIGSQEDSFTKDEVISAYTRVQQITGATNSMQRRSGNVLPPAADENYNNSPPLSVKLINKTATSANQNSGGGAVVSPPNSSSGRSAALPAGASWGTRLVASSTEVASLIQVSSLQTDTGKKLVPIEENSLSPDKTKLENFVPAKKESKPDSIAVLKSSSTSAHPPTSPSNQQLHGVDTTKSPHNLSKMVDSSLKSCGPALDNNSMDATDEIIENICSDFLSLGIHNYAEQIKEAVTSEAPGRYVNMTNALCVTDGLSDFGLGIPTPATQVKLCETEDDLLSFDNQRLKDPEVSANINHLPDIFNSFHMPKLSTIPSVLNTADGPTSVDLCGQVVDKKDNLIVSASNFPVKSGGHPYNRLNSLDANDVEYSNLFPSKDKKLLLGRYEGEVAVGARNMGENSIISNILSMDFDSLDESLTSPQNIAKLLGETDKPQGSFGVSGSWKIQNSNQSRFSFAREEDTNQATHFGRASDFLEKDFKQRPFGNDVPYSNSNHLDNDKIATRNNFPFLGCIESDVFAGNHSHISNNKLSVSRSQISAPPGFSAASRTPPPGFSSYERADQLLGTLSGNHVIDASSFSRNQWQTPPSSNNSFSNCDIEFMDPAILEVRHSTLPSGINSPVLDVRSSYSPQLNTFEEARLQSFLQRSLPPHTNQKINELGDGFSSISDAYGVRSRVMEQTLSNNFSPFSQFAHPQSRNSIASNGQWNGWNEGPGANNLGMAELLRNERLGFNKLYGGYEDSKMRMPSSGNMYNGSYGI, encoded by the exons ATGAGTGAAGGAGGAGAAAGGATGTGTCCCCTCTGTGCTGAGGAGATGGATTTAACTGATCAGCACTTGAAGCCATGCAAGTGCGGCTATGAG ATTTGTGTTTGGTGCTGGCATCACATAATAGATATGGCTGAGAAAGATGAGACTGAAGGACGTTGTCCAGCTTGTCGTACTCCTTATAACAAGGAAAAAATTGTTGGAATGACTGCAAATCGTGAAAA GCTGGTTTCAGAGATGAGCGTGGAGAAAAAGCTGAAATCACATAAGGGGAAGAGCAAAACCTCAGAGGGAAGGAAGCAACTGGGTAGTGTACGAGTTATCCAAAGGAATCTCGTCTATGTAGTGGGGTTGCCACTTAATTTTGCAGATGAGGAT CTTCTTCAGCGGAAGGAATACTTTGGTCAGTATGGAAAGGTGCTGAAGGTTTCTATATCACGAACGGCCACTGGTGCCATACAACATTTTGCAAATAGTACATGCAGTGT ATATATAACATATTCAAAGGAGGAAGAAGCCATTCGGTGTATCCAGTCAGTAAATGGTTTTATTTTGGATGGTAGACCTTTGAA GGCATGCTTTGGAACCACTAAATATTGTCATGCATGGCTGAGGAATACG CCCTGCAGCAATCCTGATTGTTTATATTTGCATGAAATTGGTTCGCAAGAGGATAGCTTTACTAAAGATGAAGTAATATCAGCTTACACAAG AGTTCAACAAATTACTGGTGCAACAAATAGTATGCAACGTCGTTCAGGAAATGTGTTACCACCAGCGGCAGACGAGAACTACAATAACAGCCCTCCCCTTTCAGTGAAGCTTATCAACAAAACTGCTACAAGTGCAAAT CAAAATTCCGGTGGTGGTGCTGTAGTATCTCCGCCAAATAGTAGCTCGGGTAGATCTGCTGCTCTGCCAGCTGGAGCATCGTG GGGAACTCGTTTGGTAGCATCTTCTACTGAAGTTGCAAGCCTGATTCAGGTTTCTTCATTGCAAACCGATACTGGGAAAAAGTTGGTTCCTATTGAAGAAAACTCCTTATCTCCAGATAAAACTAAGCTGGAAAATTTTGTGCCTGCTAAAAAAGAATCAAAACCAGATAGCATTGCAGTGCTTAAGAGTTCATCTACTTCTGCACATCCCCCAACTTCCCCATCAAATCAGCAGCTGCATGGCGTTGATACAACCAAGTCGCCTCATAATCTTTCTAAGATGGTTGATTCTTCCCTAAAGTCTTGTGGACCTGCTTTAGACAACAATTCTATGGACGCCACTGATGAAATTATTGAGAACATATGCTCTGATTTTTTGTCATTGGGCATCCATAACTACGCCGAGCAAATTAAAGAAGCAGTGACTTCTGAGGCACCTGGAAGATATGTAAACATGACTAATGCTCTTTGTGTCACAGATGGCCTGTCTGACTTTGGTTTGGGAATTCCCACTCCAGCGACACAAGTCAAATTGTGTGAGACAGAAGATGACTTGTTGTCTTTTGATAACCAAAGGCTCAAGGATCCTGAGGTTTCTGCCAACATAAATCATCTACCAGATATTTTCAATTCGTTTCATATGCCGAAGCTTTCTACTATTCCTTCTGTGTTAAATACCGCTGACGGTCCTACCAGTGTTGATTTGTGTGGGCAAGTTGTAGATAAGAAAGATAACTTGATAGTTTCTGCTTCTAATTTTCCTGTAAAGTCTGGTGGGCATCCTTATAACAGGCTCAACAGTCTAGATGCTAATGATGTTGAATATTCTAATTTATTTCCGAGCAAGGATAAAAAGTTACTGCTAGGGAGATATGAAGGTGAAGTGGCCGTCGGTGCTCGTAATATGGGGGAGAACAgcattatatcaaatattttgtcCATGGACTTTGATTCATTGGATGAATCTTTAACATCACCTCAAAACATTGCCAAATTGTTGGGTGAGACCGATAAACCACAAGGGTCTTTTGGAGTATCTGGTTCATGGAAAATACAGAACAGCAACCAATCAAGGTTTTCATTTGCTAGGGAGGAGGACACGAACCAAGCAACCCATTTTGGACGGGCTAGTGATTTTTTGGAAAAAGATTTCAAGCAGCGCCCTTTTGGCAATGATGTCCCTTACAGCAACAGTAATCATCTTGACAATGATAAGATTGCTACTCGCAATAATTTTCCATTTTTAGGCTGCATAGAATCTGATGTTTTTGCCGGCAATCATTCTCATATCTCCAATAATAAGCTTTCTG TTTCAAGATCTCAGATATCCGCCCCTCCAGGATTTTCAGCGGCTAGTAGAACCCCACCTCCAGGTTTCTCATCATATGAAAGGGCAGATCAGCTTTTGGGCACATTATCTG GAAATCATGTAATTGATGCCTCCTCTTTTTCAAGAAATCAGTGGCAGACACCTCCAAGTAGCAACAATTCTTTTAGTAATTGTGATATTGAATTCATGGACCCTGCAATTTTGGAAGTTCGCCATAGCACACTTCCAAGTGGCATCAACAGTCCAGTCTTAGATGTAAGGTCCAGTTACTCTCCACAATTGAATACATTCGAGGAGGCAAGGCTCCAATCCTTTTTGCAAAGATCTCTTCCTCCACACACAAACCAGAAAATTAATGAACTTGGGGatggtttttcctctatttctGATGCTTATGGAGTTCGTTCAAGGGTTATGGAGCAAACCCTATCCAACAATTTCTCTCCATTTTCTCAGTTTGCCCATCCTCAGTCTAGAAATTCAATAGCTTCTAATGGCCAGTGGAATGGGTGGAATGAGGGCCCTGGTGCAAATAATTTGGGTATGGCAGAACTTCTCAGAAACGAGAGATTGGGATTTAATAAGTTATATGGTGGTTATGAAGATTCAAAGATGCGCATGCCCAGTTCTGGAAATATGTACAATGGGAGTTATGGGATTTAA
- the LOC140874730 gene encoding DNA repair protein RAD51 homolog 2 isoform X1 encodes MANKLISEMGLPRSTAYIFAARNIITAKDALSLSEFELMELLDVGLEEVTRALTHISEISCPPYQTALSLLEQRIQNEYLAGHLPTRLKGLDSALGGGIPFGVVTELVGPAGIGKTQFCLKLALLASLPTSYGGLGGSVIYIDVESKFSSRRMIEMGVNSLPEIFHKDGLAQEMAGRILVLRPTSLSEFTESLEQIKVSLLHQHVKLLIIDSMTALVSGENDRRPLKQHPLGSHISFIKSLAEFSRIPIVVTNQVRSQLHDEASQYQFQDPCAVNNRSVTLEDPTAFDSHLVAALGIHWAHSVTVRLVLEFRSGQRLIKIAKSSTSPSIGFFFNITSSGISSFDDEGVELIGPQVNSIHCQGHSSIINFVDEQRAPH; translated from the exons ATGGCGAACAAGCTCATCAGCGAAATGGGTCTTCCCAGATCTACTGCTTACATATTTGCAGCTCGTAATATCATCACTGCCAAG GATGCGTTATCTCTGAGTGAATTCGAGTTGATGGAATTATTGGATGTTGGATTGGAAGAAGTGACAAGAGCATTGACACATATAAGTGAAATTTCATGCCCACCATATCAAACA GCCTTATCACTGTTGGAGCAACGAATCCAAAATGAGTACTTGGCTGGCCATCTTCCCACACGATTAAAAGGACTTGATTCAGCCCTCGGCGGTGGAATACCTTTTGGTGTTGTTACAGAATTGGTAGGTCCAGCAGGAATTGGCAAAACTCAG TTTTGCCTGAAGCTTGCTTTACTTGCTTCATTGCCTACTTCTTATGGAGGCTTAGGAGGATCTGTTATATACATAGATGTCGAATCAAAATTTAGTTCAAGAAG GATGATTGAAATGGGGGTTAATAGTCTCCCAGAAATATTTCACAAGGACGGACTAGCACAAGAG ATGGCAGGACGGATCCTAGTTTTGAGGCCAACATCATTATCTGAATTCACTGAAAG CTTGGAACAGATCAAGGTTTCACTTCTCCACCAACATGTGAAGCTGCTTATAATTGACAGCATGACAGCTCTTGTTTCCGG GGAAAATGACCGAAGACCTCTTAAACAGCATCCGTTGGGTTCACATATCTCATTTATCAA ATCATTGGCAGAATTTTCTCGAATTCCTATCGTAGTGACTAACCAAGTTCGATCTCAACTCCATGATGAAGCTTCCCAATATCAATTCCAAG ATCCCTGTGCAGTGAACAACAGATCTGTGACTTTAGAAGATCCCACTGCATTTGACTCTCATCTTGTTGCCGCTCTGGGGATTCACTGGGCTCATTCTGTTACGGTTCGTCTTGTGCTGGAATTTAGATCAG GACAAAGGCTAATAAAGATAGCAAAGTCTTCAACATCCCCATCTATAGGATTCTTTTTCAACATTACTTCATCTGGGATTTCATCATTTGACGATGAGGGAGTGGAGTTGATTGGTCCTCAAGTTAATTCAATACACTGCCAAG GCCACAGCAGCATCATCAATTTTGTCGATGAGCAACGCGCGCCACATTAA
- the LOC140879333 gene encoding uncharacterized protein isoform X1 encodes MSEGGERMCPLCAEEMDLTDQHLKPCKCGYEICVWCWHHIIDMAEKDETEGRCPACRTPYNKEKIVGMTANREKLVSEMSVEKKLKSHKGKSKTSEGRKQLGSVRVIQRNLVYVVGLPLNFADEDLLQRKEYFGQYGKVLKVSISRTATGAIQHFANSTCSVYITYSKEEEAIRCIQSVNGFILDGRPLKACFGTTKYCHAWLRNTPCSNPDCLYLHEIGSQEDSFTKDEVISAYTRSRVQQITGATNSMQRRSGNVLPPAADENYNNSPPLSVKLINKTATSANQNSGGGAVVSPPNSSSGRSAALPAGASWGTRLVASSTEVASLIQVSSLQTDTGKKLVPIEENSLSPDKTKLENFVPAKKESKPDSIAVLKSSSTSAHPPTSPSNQQLHGVDTTKSPHNLSKMVDSSLKSCGPALDNNSMDATDEIIENICSDFLSLGIHNYAEQIKEAVTSEAPGRYVNMTNALCVTDGLSDFGLGIPTPATQVKLCETEDDLLSFDNQRLKDPEVSANINHLPDIFNSFHMPKLSTIPSVLNTADGPTSVDLCGQVVDKKDNLIVSASNFPVKSGGHPYNRLNSLDANDVEYSNLFPSKDKKLLLGRYEGEVAVGARNMGENSIISNILSMDFDSLDESLTSPQNIAKLLGETDKPQGSFGVSGSWKIQNSNQSRFSFAREEDTNQATHFGRASDFLEKDFKQRPFGNDVPYSNSNHLDNDKIATRNNFPFLGCIESDVFAGNHSHISNNKLSVSRSQISAPPGFSAASRTPPPGFSSYERADQLLGTLSGNHVIDASSFSRNQWQTPPSSNNSFSNCDIEFMDPAILEVRHSTLPSGINSPVLDVRSSYSPQLNTFEEARLQSFLQRSLPPHTNQKINELGDGFSSISDAYGVRSRVMEQTLSNNFSPFSQFAHPQSRNSIASNGQWNGWNEGPGANNLGMAELLRNERLGFNKLYGGYEDSKMRMPSSGNMYNGSYGI; translated from the exons ATGAGTGAAGGAGGAGAAAGGATGTGTCCCCTCTGTGCTGAGGAGATGGATTTAACTGATCAGCACTTGAAGCCATGCAAGTGCGGCTATGAG ATTTGTGTTTGGTGCTGGCATCACATAATAGATATGGCTGAGAAAGATGAGACTGAAGGACGTTGTCCAGCTTGTCGTACTCCTTATAACAAGGAAAAAATTGTTGGAATGACTGCAAATCGTGAAAA GCTGGTTTCAGAGATGAGCGTGGAGAAAAAGCTGAAATCACATAAGGGGAAGAGCAAAACCTCAGAGGGAAGGAAGCAACTGGGTAGTGTACGAGTTATCCAAAGGAATCTCGTCTATGTAGTGGGGTTGCCACTTAATTTTGCAGATGAGGAT CTTCTTCAGCGGAAGGAATACTTTGGTCAGTATGGAAAGGTGCTGAAGGTTTCTATATCACGAACGGCCACTGGTGCCATACAACATTTTGCAAATAGTACATGCAGTGT ATATATAACATATTCAAAGGAGGAAGAAGCCATTCGGTGTATCCAGTCAGTAAATGGTTTTATTTTGGATGGTAGACCTTTGAA GGCATGCTTTGGAACCACTAAATATTGTCATGCATGGCTGAGGAATACG CCCTGCAGCAATCCTGATTGTTTATATTTGCATGAAATTGGTTCGCAAGAGGATAGCTTTACTAAAGATGAAGTAATATCAGCTTACACAAG GAGTAGAGTTCAACAAATTACTGGTGCAACAAATAGTATGCAACGTCGTTCAGGAAATGTGTTACCACCAGCGGCAGACGAGAACTACAATAACAGCCCTCCCCTTTCAGTGAAGCTTATCAACAAAACTGCTACAAGTGCAAAT CAAAATTCCGGTGGTGGTGCTGTAGTATCTCCGCCAAATAGTAGCTCGGGTAGATCTGCTGCTCTGCCAGCTGGAGCATCGTG GGGAACTCGTTTGGTAGCATCTTCTACTGAAGTTGCAAGCCTGATTCAGGTTTCTTCATTGCAAACCGATACTGGGAAAAAGTTGGTTCCTATTGAAGAAAACTCCTTATCTCCAGATAAAACTAAGCTGGAAAATTTTGTGCCTGCTAAAAAAGAATCAAAACCAGATAGCATTGCAGTGCTTAAGAGTTCATCTACTTCTGCACATCCCCCAACTTCCCCATCAAATCAGCAGCTGCATGGCGTTGATACAACCAAGTCGCCTCATAATCTTTCTAAGATGGTTGATTCTTCCCTAAAGTCTTGTGGACCTGCTTTAGACAACAATTCTATGGACGCCACTGATGAAATTATTGAGAACATATGCTCTGATTTTTTGTCATTGGGCATCCATAACTACGCCGAGCAAATTAAAGAAGCAGTGACTTCTGAGGCACCTGGAAGATATGTAAACATGACTAATGCTCTTTGTGTCACAGATGGCCTGTCTGACTTTGGTTTGGGAATTCCCACTCCAGCGACACAAGTCAAATTGTGTGAGACAGAAGATGACTTGTTGTCTTTTGATAACCAAAGGCTCAAGGATCCTGAGGTTTCTGCCAACATAAATCATCTACCAGATATTTTCAATTCGTTTCATATGCCGAAGCTTTCTACTATTCCTTCTGTGTTAAATACCGCTGACGGTCCTACCAGTGTTGATTTGTGTGGGCAAGTTGTAGATAAGAAAGATAACTTGATAGTTTCTGCTTCTAATTTTCCTGTAAAGTCTGGTGGGCATCCTTATAACAGGCTCAACAGTCTAGATGCTAATGATGTTGAATATTCTAATTTATTTCCGAGCAAGGATAAAAAGTTACTGCTAGGGAGATATGAAGGTGAAGTGGCCGTCGGTGCTCGTAATATGGGGGAGAACAgcattatatcaaatattttgtcCATGGACTTTGATTCATTGGATGAATCTTTAACATCACCTCAAAACATTGCCAAATTGTTGGGTGAGACCGATAAACCACAAGGGTCTTTTGGAGTATCTGGTTCATGGAAAATACAGAACAGCAACCAATCAAGGTTTTCATTTGCTAGGGAGGAGGACACGAACCAAGCAACCCATTTTGGACGGGCTAGTGATTTTTTGGAAAAAGATTTCAAGCAGCGCCCTTTTGGCAATGATGTCCCTTACAGCAACAGTAATCATCTTGACAATGATAAGATTGCTACTCGCAATAATTTTCCATTTTTAGGCTGCATAGAATCTGATGTTTTTGCCGGCAATCATTCTCATATCTCCAATAATAAGCTTTCTG TTTCAAGATCTCAGATATCCGCCCCTCCAGGATTTTCAGCGGCTAGTAGAACCCCACCTCCAGGTTTCTCATCATATGAAAGGGCAGATCAGCTTTTGGGCACATTATCTG GAAATCATGTAATTGATGCCTCCTCTTTTTCAAGAAATCAGTGGCAGACACCTCCAAGTAGCAACAATTCTTTTAGTAATTGTGATATTGAATTCATGGACCCTGCAATTTTGGAAGTTCGCCATAGCACACTTCCAAGTGGCATCAACAGTCCAGTCTTAGATGTAAGGTCCAGTTACTCTCCACAATTGAATACATTCGAGGAGGCAAGGCTCCAATCCTTTTTGCAAAGATCTCTTCCTCCACACACAAACCAGAAAATTAATGAACTTGGGGatggtttttcctctatttctGATGCTTATGGAGTTCGTTCAAGGGTTATGGAGCAAACCCTATCCAACAATTTCTCTCCATTTTCTCAGTTTGCCCATCCTCAGTCTAGAAATTCAATAGCTTCTAATGGCCAGTGGAATGGGTGGAATGAGGGCCCTGGTGCAAATAATTTGGGTATGGCAGAACTTCTCAGAAACGAGAGATTGGGATTTAATAAGTTATATGGTGGTTATGAAGATTCAAAGATGCGCATGCCCAGTTCTGGAAATATGTACAATGGGAGTTATGGGATTTAA